A single region of the Streptomyces sp. NBC_01262 genome encodes:
- a CDS encoding SulP family inorganic anion transporter — MGRNPRRDLLAGLTVAIVALPLALGFGISSGAGAEAGLATAVVAGALAAVFGGSNLQVSGPTGAMTVVLVPIVAQYGTGGVLAVGLLAGLMMIGLAFARAGRYMSYVPAPVIEGFTLGIAGVIGLQQVPGALGVAKPEGEKVVAIAWRAVEEFVTAPNWTAIALAGGVVVLMLAGARWKPTVPFSLIAVIAATIAVKVLDLDATTIGHLPSGLPAPSLGFLHPSEVPSLLAPAVAVAALAALESLMSASAADAMSVGQRHDSDRELFGQGLANIAAPLFGGVAATGAIARTAVNVRSGGTSRLAALIHAAVLAVIVFAAAPLVAGIPLAALSGVLIATAIRMVEVGSLKAMARATRSDAIILVLTAAATLALDLVKAVLIGLIVAGALALRAVAKHTRLDQVPLERDLPGGHSDEEHALLAEHIVAYRLDGPLFFAAAHRFLLELTEVADVRVIILRMSRVTTIDATGALVLKDAIDKLTRRGITVMASGIKPGQLRTLDSLGVLDALRADGRVHDTTPDAIRAARTHLHCSGVLPIPLQAQVEVEVEVQAPNTVPEEAAR; from the coding sequence ATGGGGCGCAACCCTCGCCGCGACCTGCTTGCCGGGCTCACCGTGGCGATCGTGGCGCTGCCGTTGGCCCTGGGGTTCGGGATCTCCTCCGGTGCCGGAGCCGAAGCCGGACTGGCCACCGCAGTGGTGGCCGGGGCGCTGGCAGCGGTGTTCGGCGGGTCAAATCTGCAGGTGTCGGGGCCGACCGGGGCGATGACCGTCGTCCTGGTGCCGATCGTCGCCCAGTACGGGACGGGCGGTGTGCTCGCTGTGGGTCTGCTGGCCGGGCTGATGATGATCGGCCTCGCCTTCGCCCGGGCCGGCCGCTACATGAGCTATGTCCCCGCCCCGGTGATCGAGGGCTTCACCCTCGGCATCGCGGGCGTGATCGGGCTGCAGCAGGTGCCAGGCGCGCTCGGTGTGGCCAAGCCGGAGGGCGAGAAGGTCGTCGCCATCGCGTGGCGTGCCGTCGAGGAGTTCGTCACGGCTCCGAATTGGACCGCCATCGCGCTGGCGGGCGGCGTCGTGGTGCTGATGCTGGCCGGGGCCCGCTGGAAGCCGACTGTGCCGTTCTCCCTGATCGCGGTGATCGCCGCGACTATCGCGGTCAAGGTGCTGGATCTTGATGCCACGACCATCGGGCACCTGCCGTCCGGGCTGCCCGCCCCGTCGCTGGGGTTCCTGCATCCGTCCGAGGTGCCCTCGTTGCTCGCTCCGGCGGTGGCGGTGGCGGCGCTGGCGGCGCTGGAGTCGTTGATGTCGGCGAGCGCGGCGGACGCGATGAGCGTGGGGCAGCGCCACGACAGCGACCGGGAACTGTTCGGCCAGGGCCTGGCCAACATCGCCGCCCCGCTGTTCGGCGGCGTCGCGGCCACCGGCGCCATCGCCCGCACCGCCGTCAACGTCCGCTCCGGCGGGACCTCTCGGCTCGCCGCGCTCATCCACGCGGCGGTGCTCGCGGTCATCGTGTTCGCGGCCGCTCCGCTGGTGGCCGGCATCCCGCTCGCGGCCCTGTCCGGCGTCCTGATCGCCACCGCGATCCGCATGGTCGAGGTCGGAAGTCTGAAGGCGATGGCCCGCGCCACCCGCTCCGACGCGATCATCCTCGTCCTGACCGCGGCCGCAACGCTGGCCCTGGACCTGGTCAAGGCGGTCCTGATCGGCCTGATCGTCGCTGGTGCCCTGGCGCTGCGGGCCGTCGCCAAGCACACCCGCCTCGACCAGGTGCCACTGGAGCGGGACCTGCCGGGCGGGCACAGCGACGAGGAGCACGCGCTGCTGGCCGAGCACATCGTGGCGTACCGCCTCGACGGGCCGCTGTTCTTCGCCGCCGCCCACCGCTTCCTGCTGGAGCTCACCGAGGTCGCCGACGTCCGCGTCATCATCCTGCGCATGTCCCGGGTGACCACCATCGACGCCACCGGCGCCCTCGTCCTCAAGGACGCCATCGACAAACTCACCCGGCGCGGCATCACCGTCATGGCCTCCGGCATAAAGCCCGGCCAACTGCGCACTCTGGACTCCCTCGGCGTCCTGGACGCCTTGCGCGCCGACGGCCGGGTGCACGACACCACCCCGGACGCCATCCGCGCCGCCCGCACCCACCTGCATTGCAGCGGAGTTCTGCCGATCCCGCTCCAAGCCCAGGTCGAGGTCGAGGTCGAGGTCCAGGCACCGAACACCGTCCCCGAGGAGGCTGCCCGATGA
- a CDS encoding anti-sigma factor antagonist, producing MNWTHENRDGIDVLSVTDLVGGAVTERFAGAVGWVLTRGTGPIVLDLTRLQGWSAEGERAVLDAVDRLRAHDRPLALCGAGRLPAVAVAADQVTVFPDLDAALECLKVPK from the coding sequence GTGAACTGGACCCATGAGAACCGGGACGGCATCGATGTCCTGAGCGTCACCGACCTCGTCGGCGGCGCGGTCACCGAGCGTTTCGCCGGAGCCGTCGGTTGGGTACTGACCCGCGGCACCGGACCCATCGTCCTGGACCTGACCAGGTTGCAGGGTTGGAGCGCTGAGGGCGAGCGCGCTGTGCTGGACGCCGTCGACCGACTGCGGGCCCACGACCGCCCCCTCGCCCTGTGCGGCGCCGGACGCCTGCCGGCCGTCGCTGTCGCTGCCGATCAGGTGACCGTCTTTCCTGACCTTGACGCTGCCTTGGAGTGCCTGAAGGTGCCCAAGTGA
- a CDS encoding respiratory chain complex I subunit 1 family protein produces the protein MNAVGTAAVAAQVVLVTAGAPLLTGLMRQVRARMEGRAGAGIGQPWRDFRKLLRKEPITPVGTGPAFRTAPLLLVATAAVIAALVPLASTATPVSRNADLIVVVALLALGTVALALAGLDTGTAFGGMGASREMTVIALVEPTILLAVFALSIPAGTTNLPAIIADRIHDPARLASPAGLLAAVALAVVTLAETGRLPVDNPSTHLELTMIHEAMILEYAGPDLALVELGAQMRLTLLLGLLASLFAPWGIATSASAAAVVLALLLFAVKVALLGAALAAAEVFWAKLRLFRVPELLAGSFLLALLAVTASYFLTGE, from the coding sequence GTGAACGCGGTGGGTACGGCGGCGGTGGCCGCGCAGGTCGTCCTGGTGACCGCCGGGGCGCCGCTGCTGACCGGGCTGATGCGGCAGGTCCGGGCCCGTATGGAGGGCCGGGCCGGGGCCGGGATCGGGCAGCCGTGGCGGGATTTCCGCAAGCTGCTGCGTAAGGAGCCGATCACCCCCGTCGGCACCGGCCCCGCGTTCCGGACCGCGCCGCTGCTGCTGGTGGCCACCGCGGCTGTGATCGCCGCGCTGGTGCCGCTGGCGTCCACAGCCACACCGGTCAGCCGCAACGCCGACCTGATCGTGGTGGTGGCCCTGCTGGCCCTGGGCACCGTGGCACTGGCCCTGGCCGGGCTGGACACCGGGACCGCGTTCGGCGGCATGGGCGCCTCCCGCGAGATGACCGTGATCGCCCTGGTCGAACCGACCATCCTGCTCGCGGTGTTCGCGCTGTCGATACCGGCCGGGACGACGAACCTGCCGGCCATCATCGCCGACCGCATCCACGACCCGGCCCGACTTGCCTCCCCGGCGGGGCTCCTGGCGGCGGTCGCCCTGGCCGTCGTCACCCTCGCCGAGACCGGCCGGCTGCCGGTGGACAACCCGTCCACCCACCTCGAACTGACGATGATCCACGAGGCGATGATCCTCGAATACGCGGGCCCCGACCTCGCGCTGGTCGAACTCGGCGCCCAGATGCGGCTGACACTGCTGCTCGGCCTGCTCGCCTCGCTGTTCGCACCATGGGGCATCGCGACCAGCGCCTCGGCGGCTGCGGTGGTGCTCGCGCTGCTGCTGTTCGCGGTCAAGGTCGCGCTGCTCGGCGCCGCACTGGCGGCCGCCGAGGTCTTCTGGGCCAAGCTGCGGCTGTTCCGCGTACCCGAACTGCTCGCCGGTTCCTTCCTGCTGGCCCTGCTCGCCGTGACGGCGTCGTACTTCCTGACCGGAGAGTGA
- a CDS encoding pyridoxamine 5'-phosphate oxidase family protein, with the protein MIRPLPRLVAMPREQALSLLASDGVGRLARTGPGLAAVRVLRHLLDDRQVILRIRVPPGGFFGAACGARVTYQVDRIDMRDHTGWTVIVTGPAGQVTDPSQRARYGLPLRAWPGARNEQLMRIAPAEVTGYRLTRDAP; encoded by the coding sequence GTGATCCGCCCTTTGCCGCGGCTGGTCGCCATGCCGCGGGAGCAGGCGTTGTCCCTGCTCGCCTCCGACGGTGTCGGCCGCCTGGCCCGCACCGGGCCCGGCCTGGCCGCCGTTCGGGTGCTGCGTCACCTGCTCGACGACAGGCAGGTCATCCTGCGCATCCGGGTCCCGCCCGGCGGGTTCTTCGGAGCTGCCTGCGGGGCCCGCGTCACCTATCAGGTCGACCGGATCGACATGCGGGACCACACCGGGTGGACCGTGATCGTCACCGGCCCGGCCGGTCAGGTCACCGACCCGAGCCAGCGGGCGCGCTACGGCCTTCCCCTGCGCGCCTGGCCCGGAGCGCGCAACGAACAGCTCATGCGGATTGCCCCGGCCGAGGTCACCGGCTACCGCCTCACCCGTGACGCGCCCTGA
- a CDS encoding pyridoxamine 5'-phosphate oxidase family protein, translating to MSTPIARRMIEVSGAEALWLLEGATGGRLVYVQRDQAVVRPAEHVVEYGRLVVRVPAPAATLAGAGTVTYQADEIHRGTKRGWSVSAAGAAEVITDPDEAAHYLRTLSGWAHGPHDTLIRIRPQSVQGYRLGDAVEANAQSSGSSRPRTR from the coding sequence ATGAGCACCCCCATAGCCCGCCGCATGATCGAGGTCTCCGGCGCCGAGGCGCTGTGGCTGCTGGAGGGCGCCACCGGCGGCCGGCTGGTGTACGTCCAACGCGACCAGGCCGTCGTCCGCCCGGCAGAGCATGTCGTGGAGTACGGCCGCTTGGTCGTCCGCGTCCCCGCCCCAGCCGCAACCCTGGCCGGGGCGGGCACCGTGACCTACCAGGCTGACGAGATCCACCGGGGAACCAAGCGGGGCTGGTCGGTAAGCGCTGCCGGGGCTGCCGAGGTGATCACCGACCCGGATGAGGCCGCTCACTACCTGCGCACGTTGTCCGGCTGGGCCCACGGGCCACACGACACGCTGATCCGCATCCGCCCGCAGAGCGTGCAGGGCTACCGCCTCGGTGATGCCGTGGAGGCCAACGCGCAGTCGTCCGGCAGCAGCAGGCCTCGCACCCGGTGA
- a CDS encoding Lrp/AsnC ligand binding domain-containing protein — MIEAYILIQTRAGKALDAAAAISAIPGVLQVNAVTGPYDVIVRAEAGAADDLGRLVVARIQQVEGIFRTLTCPVVEL; from the coding sequence ATCATCGAGGCATACATCCTGATCCAGACCCGGGCGGGCAAGGCCCTCGATGCGGCTGCGGCCATCTCGGCCATCCCTGGGGTGCTGCAGGTCAATGCGGTGACCGGTCCCTATGACGTGATCGTACGAGCCGAGGCCGGGGCGGCGGACGACCTGGGGCGCCTGGTGGTGGCACGGATCCAGCAGGTCGAAGGCATCTTCCGCACCCTGACCTGTCCGGTGGTCGAGCTCTAG
- a CDS encoding NADH-quinone oxidoreductase subunit B family protein has protein sequence MSLLRKIRDTGRVAEDAPPRPTENPPPAAQELGGSVQVRHIDAGSCNGCEIEIGNAFGPVYDAERYGARLVASPRHADVALVTGPVTRNMAEPLRRTVAAMSQPRLVVAVGDCALNCGEFAGGYGVEGPVADVVPVDLQVPGCPPKPDAIVAALRTVTGR, from the coding sequence ATGAGTCTGCTGCGCAAGATCCGTGACACCGGGCGAGTGGCGGAGGACGCCCCGCCCCGGCCGACGGAGAATCCACCTCCCGCAGCGCAGGAGTTGGGCGGTTCGGTTCAGGTACGTCACATCGACGCGGGCTCGTGCAACGGGTGCGAGATCGAGATCGGCAACGCCTTCGGACCGGTGTACGACGCGGAGCGGTACGGGGCACGGCTGGTGGCCTCACCGCGGCATGCCGACGTCGCTCTGGTCACCGGGCCGGTGACGCGGAACATGGCCGAGCCGCTGCGGCGGACGGTCGCTGCCATGTCGCAGCCCCGGCTGGTCGTGGCCGTCGGCGACTGCGCCTTGAACTGCGGGGAGTTCGCCGGAGGATACGGCGTCGAGGGGCCGGTGGCCGACGTGGTGCCGGTGGATCTACAGGTGCCGGGCTGTCCCCCGAAGCCGGACGCCATCGTGGCGGCGCTGCGCACCGTCACCGGCCGGTGA
- a CDS encoding proton-conducting transporter transmembrane domain-containing protein: MSAVGPALVAAAGLAGVGALTGVFLPERWQLGPTPRRMRATVVGVCTAGLGAAGLVAGAAALGGARWSADLPGVLPLAGVHLAVDALSGLFMAVAGAVVLAVAVYGIGYAGHGTDARGVQAVLPVFALSLVLVPAAASVSSFLLMWELMAVTSLVLVLAEHRERASVREAGVWYAVMTHLGLVLLLAGLMLFAARAGGETFTALRAGAGGMSPQARGTVFVLVSAAFASKAGMVPLHAWLPRAHPEAPSHVSALMSAAMVNLGAYGIVRVGLDLLGGGPRWWWLMVLGGGAVSAVYGILQAAMASDLKRLLAYSTSENLGLVLIGVGAAGMFADAGNQKLAALALTAALLHVVNHAAFKALLFCAAGSVLRATGLRDLDQLGGLRTRMPATAGLFAVAALGAVALPPGNGFVSEWLLLQSLIHGFAVPGVTTPIVLPLAVAAIALSAGLAAAVFVKALGVGFFARPRSHQAAGATESPASMLAGMGLLAAGCAALALVPGVLGNGLSRATAAAGVTDGTTLSAGSMELRLDRISTVLSPLWVAAALVAGVLAVSALTRLVTRRRRRTNARLWDCGGGAPTARMAYTATSFAEPLQRVFDDVLAPEQDVDVTPVRESAYLVERVRFQRRVPDRIEHRLYRPVLAALSGTGQAARRLAGGSVHLYLGYGFFGLVALLVALTVIQ; this comes from the coding sequence ATGAGCGCGGTGGGGCCCGCACTGGTCGCGGCCGCCGGGCTGGCCGGAGTTGGCGCCCTGACAGGAGTGTTCCTTCCGGAACGATGGCAGCTGGGGCCCACGCCGCGCCGGATGCGCGCGACCGTTGTGGGCGTTTGCACCGCGGGTCTCGGTGCGGCGGGGCTGGTCGCGGGTGCGGCGGCGTTGGGCGGTGCGCGGTGGTCGGCGGATCTGCCGGGGGTGCTGCCACTGGCGGGGGTGCACCTGGCGGTGGACGCCCTGTCGGGCCTGTTCATGGCGGTGGCCGGCGCGGTGGTGCTGGCGGTCGCCGTCTATGGGATCGGGTATGCCGGACACGGGACGGACGCGCGCGGAGTCCAGGCCGTGCTGCCGGTCTTCGCGCTGTCGTTGGTGCTGGTGCCGGCGGCAGCATCCGTATCGTCGTTCCTGCTGATGTGGGAGCTGATGGCCGTCACCTCGCTGGTGCTCGTCCTTGCCGAGCACCGGGAGCGGGCCTCGGTCCGGGAGGCCGGGGTCTGGTACGCGGTCATGACCCATCTGGGCCTGGTGCTTTTGCTGGCCGGCCTGATGCTGTTCGCCGCGCGGGCGGGTGGCGAGACGTTCACCGCGCTGCGGGCCGGGGCCGGCGGGATGTCACCGCAGGCACGGGGCACGGTCTTCGTGCTCGTATCGGCCGCGTTCGCGTCCAAGGCGGGCATGGTGCCGCTGCACGCGTGGCTGCCGCGCGCCCACCCCGAGGCGCCGAGCCATGTGTCGGCACTGATGAGCGCTGCCATGGTGAACCTCGGGGCCTACGGCATCGTCCGCGTCGGCCTCGATCTGCTCGGCGGTGGCCCGCGCTGGTGGTGGCTGATGGTGCTGGGCGGAGGCGCGGTCTCGGCGGTGTACGGGATCCTCCAGGCGGCCATGGCCTCGGACCTCAAACGGCTCCTGGCCTATTCCACGAGTGAGAACCTCGGCCTGGTGCTCATCGGGGTAGGCGCGGCGGGGATGTTCGCCGACGCGGGAAACCAGAAGCTGGCGGCGCTGGCACTGACCGCCGCACTGCTCCACGTCGTCAACCACGCCGCCTTCAAGGCGCTGCTCTTCTGCGCCGCCGGATCGGTGCTGCGCGCCACCGGGCTGCGTGACCTGGACCAGCTGGGCGGCCTTCGGACCCGGATGCCCGCGACGGCCGGGCTGTTCGCGGTGGCGGCGCTGGGCGCGGTGGCGCTGCCGCCCGGCAACGGCTTCGTCAGCGAATGGCTGCTGCTCCAGTCGCTGATCCATGGGTTCGCCGTGCCCGGAGTGACCACCCCGATCGTGCTGCCCCTGGCGGTCGCCGCGATCGCCTTGTCGGCGGGTCTGGCCGCAGCCGTCTTCGTCAAGGCACTCGGCGTGGGCTTCTTCGCCCGGCCCCGCAGCCATCAGGCGGCCGGGGCGACCGAGAGCCCGGCGAGCATGCTCGCCGGCATGGGGCTTCTCGCGGCGGGCTGCGCCGCTTTGGCCCTGGTCCCCGGGGTCTTGGGAAACGGCCTGTCGCGCGCAACTGCCGCCGCAGGGGTGACAGACGGCACCACCCTGTCCGCCGGCAGCATGGAGCTGAGGCTGGACCGGATCTCCACAGTCCTGTCACCGCTGTGGGTGGCAGCCGCCCTGGTCGCCGGGGTGCTGGCCGTCTCCGCTCTCACCCGCCTGGTCACCCGCCGCAGGCGCCGCACCAACGCACGGCTGTGGGACTGCGGCGGCGGCGCGCCGACCGCCCGTATGGCGTACACCGCGACCTCGTTCGCCGAACCGCTGCAGCGGGTCTTCGACGACGTCCTCGCCCCCGAACAGGACGTGGACGTCACCCCGGTCCGCGAATCCGCGTATCTGGTCGAGCGGGTGCGGTTCCAGCGCCGGGTCCCGGACCGGATCGAGCACCGGCTCTACCGGCCCGTCCTGGCCGCTCTCTCCGGCACGGGCCAGGCCGCCCGCAGACTCGCCGGAGGCAGCGTGCACCTGTATCTCGGCTACGGCTTCTTCGGACTGGTCGCCCTCCTCGTGGCACTGACGGTGATCCAATGA
- a CDS encoding ArsR/SmtB family transcription factor codes for MSAPLYQLKAELFKTLGHPARIRVLELLSEREHAVAEMVPHVSIEPAHLSQQLAVLRRANLVVTRKEGSTVYYSLTSPRVADLLAIARDILSRVLASQAELLADLRAAQEDEPPRNGPT; via the coding sequence GTGAGCGCCCCGCTCTACCAGCTGAAGGCGGAGCTCTTCAAAACGCTCGGGCACCCCGCGCGTATCCGCGTGCTGGAGCTGCTGAGCGAGCGTGAGCACGCGGTCGCCGAGATGGTGCCGCACGTGAGCATCGAGCCGGCCCACCTCTCCCAGCAGCTCGCCGTGCTGCGCCGGGCGAACCTGGTCGTCACCCGTAAGGAGGGCTCGACCGTCTACTACTCGCTGACCAGTCCTCGGGTGGCGGATCTGCTGGCGATCGCGCGGGACATCCTCTCCCGCGTCCTGGCGAGTCAGGCCGAACTGCTGGCCGACCTGCGGGCGGCGCAGGAAGACGAGCCACCGCGAAACGGGCCCACGTAG
- a CDS encoding proton-conducting transporter transmembrane domain-containing protein, with protein sequence MTPATTTALLTAPIALPLATAGAFAASARARISAWAGLTSPAAILGCGIALAVAVTHDGPVTAYGRLLRADALTVWMVLVIGAVALLACAANPAYLAHEQAAGHATDRSAWQYHTLVHTFLAAMAAAVLAANLGLVWVAIEATTIVTAFLVGHRRTRTSVEAAWKYVVICSAGIALAFLGTVLIYYAARQAGVSEASALDWPALIAGADRFDPDVTRLGIALVILGFGAKAGLVPLHAWLPDAHSQAPAPVSALMSGVLLAVSFSVILRYKVIADLALGTGFTRALLTGTALLTLALAAALLLGQRDYKRMLAYSSMEHMSLIALGAAVGTPLAISAVLLHIAGHGLAKTVGFLSSGHLLHLRHTTRIGRVRGLLTHAPGLGAAFGLAVLALLALPPFSLFASELAIARAGFADGMGWAIAVALLLVLAAFAAMSLRTARMVLGPAPVAPGTPAVPVRIGAAASLPLVAGLLACAALGLSTGPLTGLLSTAAAIIGGH encoded by the coding sequence ATGACCCCCGCCACCACCACCGCCCTGCTCACCGCCCCCATCGCCCTCCCCCTGGCCACCGCGGGCGCCTTCGCCGCCTCGGCCCGCGCACGGATCTCGGCCTGGGCGGGCCTCACCTCTCCCGCCGCGATCCTGGGCTGCGGGATCGCGCTGGCCGTCGCCGTCACCCACGACGGGCCGGTCACCGCCTACGGGCGGCTGCTGCGGGCCGACGCCCTGACTGTTTGGATGGTGCTGGTGATCGGCGCCGTCGCCTTACTGGCCTGCGCCGCCAACCCCGCCTATCTGGCGCACGAACAGGCCGCCGGGCATGCCACCGACCGGTCCGCCTGGCAGTACCACACGCTGGTCCACACCTTCCTGGCCGCGATGGCCGCCGCCGTGCTGGCCGCCAACCTCGGCCTGGTGTGGGTCGCCATCGAGGCCACCACCATCGTCACCGCCTTCCTGGTCGGCCACCGCCGCACCCGCACCTCCGTCGAGGCTGCCTGGAAGTACGTGGTCATCTGCTCGGCCGGCATCGCCCTGGCCTTCCTGGGCACCGTACTGATCTACTACGCCGCCCGGCAGGCCGGCGTCTCCGAAGCCTCCGCCCTGGACTGGCCGGCCCTGATCGCCGGCGCGGACCGTTTCGACCCGGACGTCACCCGGCTCGGCATCGCCCTGGTCATCCTCGGTTTCGGCGCCAAAGCCGGCCTCGTACCCCTGCACGCCTGGCTGCCCGACGCCCACAGCCAGGCCCCCGCACCGGTGTCCGCGCTGATGTCCGGCGTACTGCTCGCCGTCTCCTTCAGCGTCATCCTGCGCTACAAGGTGATCGCCGACCTCGCCCTGGGCACCGGCTTCACCCGCGCCCTGCTCACCGGCACCGCCCTGCTCACCCTCGCGCTGGCCGCCGCGCTCCTGCTCGGCCAGCGCGACTACAAACGCATGCTCGCCTACTCCAGCATGGAACACATGAGCCTGATCGCCCTGGGCGCCGCCGTCGGCACACCGCTGGCGATCTCCGCCGTACTGCTGCACATCGCCGGCCACGGCCTGGCCAAGACCGTCGGATTCCTCTCCTCCGGCCATCTCCTGCACCTGCGGCACACCACCCGCATCGGCCGGGTACGCGGCCTGCTCACCCACGCCCCCGGCCTCGGCGCCGCCTTCGGCCTGGCCGTCCTGGCCCTGCTCGCCCTGCCACCGTTCAGCCTGTTCGCCTCCGAACTGGCCATCGCCCGCGCCGGATTCGCCGACGGCATGGGCTGGGCCATCGCAGTGGCTCTGCTGCTGGTGCTGGCCGCCTTCGCCGCGATGTCCCTGCGCACCGCCCGGATGGTGCTCGGCCCCGCCCCCGTAGCACCCGGCACCCCGGCTGTCCCGGTGCGGATCGGCGCCGCGGCGTCCCTCCCGCTGGTGGCCGGTCTGCTGGCCTGCGCCGCCCTGGGCCTGTCCACCGGGCCGCTGACCGGCCTGCTGTCCACCGCCGCCGCCATCATCGGAGGCCACTGA
- a CDS encoding malic enzyme-like protein, with protein MTSPAYSVRVHILPGTGDAPACVLDGFPGLAVLVGEDTDPATGVRRVTIDTDGPATLYRLRALLCDRLGEQLIHLADPVLDAAATGKTTQRLCVPTTTERDLALLDTAADRRIIEHLILNPGDLDACTAKGRRIALVSNASAVHDLGPLPAACVLPALESAAVHLRRATGLDIHPLPLAADTPQALAAAATALAPGFAALCLAHLHPSYTAAVHAALDRTATPVVDTTGHAHAVATAAAVLNALRHKEVPAARARVILTGAHRGGDLSGLLTAAGIGSLALYEPGALRLKDLAGPADLVVDLLGLPAPEDGTPVLRACPQDLPPLHATTHRPHPLHALPALLTAAVRTGHLDSRRMLAAVRALAGLAAPGGLLPPVDQPGLAQALAVALASAMPTDV; from the coding sequence GTGACCAGTCCCGCCTACAGCGTGCGGGTACACATCCTCCCGGGAACCGGGGACGCGCCGGCCTGCGTCCTCGACGGATTTCCCGGCCTGGCCGTTCTCGTCGGAGAGGACACCGACCCCGCCACCGGCGTACGGCGCGTCACCATCGACACCGACGGCCCTGCCACGCTGTACCGGCTGCGCGCGCTGCTGTGCGACCGCCTGGGCGAGCAGCTGATCCATCTCGCCGACCCCGTCCTGGACGCCGCAGCCACCGGCAAGACCACCCAGCGCCTGTGCGTGCCCACCACCACCGAAAGGGACCTCGCGCTGCTCGATACCGCCGCAGACCGGCGCATCATCGAGCACCTGATCCTCAACCCGGGCGACCTCGACGCCTGCACCGCCAAGGGCCGCCGTATCGCCCTGGTCTCCAACGCCTCCGCAGTCCACGATCTCGGCCCGCTCCCGGCCGCCTGCGTCCTGCCCGCCCTGGAATCGGCCGCCGTGCACCTGCGGCGCGCCACCGGCCTGGACATCCACCCCCTGCCGCTGGCGGCCGACACCCCGCAGGCCCTGGCGGCCGCCGCCACCGCGCTGGCGCCCGGCTTCGCCGCCCTGTGCCTGGCCCACCTCCACCCCAGCTACACCGCAGCCGTGCATGCCGCCCTGGACCGCACCGCCACTCCGGTGGTGGACACCACCGGCCACGCCCACGCGGTCGCCACCGCCGCCGCTGTCCTCAACGCCCTGCGCCACAAGGAGGTCCCGGCGGCCCGCGCCCGCGTCATCCTCACCGGCGCCCACCGAGGGGGCGACCTGTCCGGCCTCCTCACCGCCGCCGGCATCGGCAGCCTCGCCCTCTACGAACCCGGCGCGCTCCGCCTGAAGGACCTGGCCGGCCCCGCCGACCTGGTCGTGGACCTGCTCGGACTGCCCGCACCCGAAGACGGCACACCGGTCCTGCGCGCCTGCCCCCAGGACCTGCCCCCGCTGCACGCGACCACACACCGCCCGCACCCCCTGCACGCGCTGCCCGCCCTGCTCACCGCCGCGGTACGCACCGGACATCTGGACAGCCGCCGTATGCTCGCCGCCGTCAGGGCGCTGGCCGGCCTTGCCGCTCCCGGCGGTCTGCTCCCGCCTGTGGACCAGCCCGGGCTGGCCCAAGCCCTCGCCGTCGCCCTCGCCTCCGCCATGCCCACGGACGTCTGA
- a CDS encoding ArsR/SmtB family transcription factor, protein MSVPLYQAKAEFFRMLGHPVRIRVLELLQDGPMPVRDLLTRIEIEPSGLSQQLAVLRRSGIVTATRDGSTVVYALTGGDVSELLQAARRILTEMLTGQNELLNELREAEVISK, encoded by the coding sequence ATGTCGGTGCCGCTGTACCAGGCCAAGGCGGAGTTCTTCCGCATGCTCGGGCATCCCGTACGGATCCGGGTCCTCGAACTGCTGCAGGACGGACCGATGCCGGTGCGCGACCTGCTCACGCGGATCGAGATCGAACCGTCCGGGCTCTCCCAGCAGCTCGCCGTGCTGCGCCGCTCAGGCATCGTCACCGCGACCCGTGACGGCTCGACCGTGGTCTACGCCCTCACCGGCGGCGACGTGTCGGAGCTGCTGCAGGCGGCACGCCGGATCCTGACCGAGATGCTCACCGGCCAGAACGAACTCCTCAACGAACTGCGGGAAGCCGAGGTCATCAGCAAGTGA
- a CDS encoding ArsR/SmtB family transcription factor — MSAPLYQLKADFFKTLGHPVRIRVLELLSQREHAVAEMLPEIGIEAAHLSQQLAVLRRANLVATRKEGSTVFYRLTSHQIADLLTAARVILSGVLAGQAELLEDLRATTPSQIPRRTAAI; from the coding sequence GTGAGCGCTCCTCTGTACCAGCTCAAGGCCGACTTCTTCAAAACCCTCGGCCACCCGGTCCGCATCCGGGTCCTGGAACTGCTCAGCCAGCGTGAACACGCCGTCGCCGAAATGCTCCCGGAGATCGGGATCGAGGCCGCTCACCTGTCCCAGCAGCTTGCCGTCCTGCGCCGGGCCAATCTCGTGGCCACGCGAAAAGAAGGCTCCACCGTCTTCTACCGGCTGACCAGCCACCAGATCGCGGACCTGCTGACGGCCGCCCGAGTCATTCTCAGCGGCGTCCTGGCCGGACAGGCCGAACTCCTCGAAGACCTCCGCGCCACCACGCCTTCGCAAATCCCCCGGCGGACCGCGGCCATCTGA